The Xenopus tropicalis strain Nigerian chromosome 7, UCB_Xtro_10.0, whole genome shotgun sequence genome includes a region encoding these proteins:
- the LOC101732715 gene encoding uncharacterized protein LOC101732715 isoform X1, whose amino-acid sequence MASAPVPGGRSLSGLPSPHSDPEIEGEGFSGEASERGSHVGGSGVAFSSDEEPANIQQQQQLPTQAPTQPTRKNVAPREQAQSQFHKSLNRHHKAHMRKMDQQHVDSCVATNAYNAGQARQAAHESAMLALQQELVTIHRERHEAQSQHEARMESLMQARHLAQTQHKAALLSLQEEVVELKKQKLALLAKEKQQIAAPKPTEPTSSTSTAPPPAGSTRQLRKRK is encoded by the exons ATGGCATCTGCTCCCGttccag GTGGTCGCTCCTTGTCTGGGCTCCCCTCCCCACACAGCGATCCTGAAATTGAAGGAGAGGgatttagtggggaggcaagtgagagagggtcccACGTCGGTGGCAGTGGCGTGGCGTTCTCCTCAGATGAGGAGCCAGCTAATattcaacagcagcagcagctcccaacccaggccCCAACACAGCCCACCAGAAAGAATGTGGCCCCCAGGGAACAGGCTCAATCTCAATTCCACAAGTCTCTAAATCGACACCATAAAGCCCATATGAGAAAAATGGACCAACAGCATGTCGACTCGTGTGTggccactaatgcctacaatgcAGGTCAGGCAAGGCAAGCCGCACACGAGTCGGCAATGCTTGCTCTACAACAGGAGTTGGTCACAATCCATCGGGAAAGACATGAAGCACAATCACAGCATGAGGCTAGGATGGAGAGCCTCATGCAGGCCAGACATCTAGCCCAAACCCAACATAAGGCTGCCttgttgagcctgcaggaggagGTGGTAgagctgaaaaaacaaaaactggctctgttggctaaagaaaaacaacaaattgCTGCACCAAAGCCAACAGAGCCTACAAGCTCTACCAGCAcagctccccctcctgcaggtTCAACAAGGCAGCTTCGCAAGCGAAAATAA